The sequence TCATCGGCGAGCGGGAATTCTATGGCCTGGCCTTCACGCTCAATACCGCGACATTGGAGCCGCGGCCCGATACCGAATTGCTGGTCGACCTGGCGCTGGGGGCATTGCCGGCAGGTGGGCTTCTGCTCGACCTGGGGACGGGGACGGGATGCATTCCCATTGCCGTGCTGGCCAACCAGCCCGATGCCAGTGCCGTGGCCGTGGACCTGAGCGCGCTGGCGCTGGAAGCGGCGCGGGAGAATGCGGCGCGGCATGGGGTAAGCGGGCGGATTGAGTTCCGGCAGGGGAGCTGGTTTGAACCGTTCCTCACCTCCTCCGGCGGGAGAGGTGAAGGCAAATTCGACCTCATCGTCTCCAACCCGCCCTATATCGCGTCAGCCGTCGTCGAGACGCTCGCCCCCGAGGTCAAGGAATTCGATCCCCGCCTGGCGCTGGATGGCGGGCCGGACGGCCTTGCGCCCTATCGGGTCATTGCCGCGGAGGCGGCGGGTTGGCTCAAGCCTGGCGGCTGGGTGCTGGTCGAGATCGGGCATGACCAGGGCGCCGCCGTCAGTGCGCTGTTTCTCGAAGCGGGCTTTGAGGATGTGACGGTGCACACCGATCTCAACGGGGTTGATCGCGTGGTCGGCGCGCACCACATCTAGGTCAAGCAACAGCACGGAGCCGTGTGTTCAGCAATTAGTGCTGGAAAAGCGGTGGCGAACGATATAGTTTGACCTCGCTGTCAACGGCGCATCATGAGCGCCACGGCGACTAGCCACCCGACAAATCCATTGGCTGCGGCGAGCGCAGCGCGGTTCCGGCAGAGGCTGGAACGACGCAGGATAGGTTCGGAGCGCCGTCCGACGGTTTTAGGTCTTCATGAAGCCAGACAAGAGCCGGATACTGAAGCCAGCGGGCTTCTTCCGGGTTGGCCAGACCAGGCACGAAGCCGGTCCGCCAGTAGTGTGACGCTTATTTTTCTAGAGTTAGATAAAGCGACCAGATGAGACCCAACAATCAGAACAAGAACCGGCAGCGGAGCCGGAACGGCGGACGCAAGCACGTCAATCCATTGTCCCGCAATTTCGAGAGCAATGGTCCGGACGTGAAGGTGCGCGGCAACGCCTCCCATATCGCCGAGAAGTACCTGCAGCTGGCGCGTGACGCGCAGTCGTCAGGCGACTCGGTAATGGCGGAGAACTACCTGCAGCACGCCGAGCACTATTTCCGCATCGTTTCGAGCGCCCAGCAGGCGCAGAACGGTCAGCGCCCCGAAGGGCAGGACGACGATTACGACGATGACATGCCCGACATGAATTCGCGTTTCGCCTCGCCCCAGCCGCAGCAGCCGCCGCAGCAGCAATATGTGCAGCAGGATGGCGACGAGCAGCCCGGCGAAGGCGAGCAGCCGCGCCAGCACCAGGGCGAGCAGCGCCAGCAGCGTGACGGCCAGGATGGTGAGCGCCAGTCGCGCGGCGACCGTCGTGACCGCAACCGCAATCGTGACCGGTTCCGCCCCGAAGGCGAAGTGCAGCAGTCTATGCCCATTGGCGAGTCGGCCCAGCCTGCGACCACTGAAGTGGCAGCGGCCCCGGCAGCAGAGCAGCCGGCGGAAGCCGAAGGCGAGGGGCGCAAGCCGCGGGAGCGCCGTCCGCGCCGCCGCCGTCCCGCCGGTGGCGATGATCTGGCCGGGGCCGAGCAGCCCGATGTCGGTGAACTGCCGGCATTCCTCACGGCAGGCGGCGGAGCCGCCGAGTAAGATTGAAAGGCCGGGCCAAACGCCCGGCCTTTTCGTTTGCTGGGCATTCTCGGAAAGGAGCGGTACCCCTCCTAACTTCCCCCTGATAGGGGGAGGGACCGATCGAGTTTAAGGCGCTATCTCCGACAACCACCGGGCGTATTCCTCCCCCTCTTCAGGGGGAGGCTAGGAGGGGATACTCTTCCTTCCTGCCGGACTTATCCCCCTCCCGAAAACCTCCGGTATCCTCCCTCCATCACCCCGCATGGGCGGCCTGCAGGCGAACAGTGGCGGGGCGGGCCGGGTGGGGGTTTTGCCTCTCCCACAGGTTCGAGCCCGGACGGAAGCGTGTGCGCGACCGGCCCGGTGCTGCTCCAAAAACCGGCACCCCGAGGCGGCTTCCGTCTCACTTTTTTATCCCTACGAGGCGAAAGCCGTCTCGGGGTTCGCCCGTTGCCATCCTGGCATACGGCTCGCCATCTATTCGACAACCGCGATCCAGGCGGCACGTGCGCTCGCCCTCTTTTCCCTCGCCAAACGCTCCCCATATATGATCCCGTGATGGAGCAGTGCCGAATGTCGGGCGTTTCATCAGACGACGCTTCCGCCGCGTGTTCAGGTGCCTCCGGGGCCGGGCAGCGGGCGAGACAAGGAGAGTTGCTTTGAATATCGAGAAATATACCGAGCGGGCCCGTGGCTTCATCCAGAGCGCCCAGGCGCTGGCGCTGGGCAAGGGCCACCAGCAGTTTGCGCCAATCCACCTGCTCAAGGTCCTGCTCGATGACGACCAGGGCATGGCCAATGGGCTGATCGAGCGCGCCGGGGGTGACCCCAAGGCGGCGCGGGCGGGCGTGGAAGCGGCCATTGCCAAGATCCCCACCGTATCCGGCGATGCCGGCCAGCTCTATCTCGGGCGCGAACTGGCGCGCGTATTCGACACCGCCGAAAGCGCGGCGCAAAAGGCGGGCGACTCCTACGTCACCGTCGAGCGTCTGCTGCTGGCCCTGGTGGTGGAAAAGGACACCGATGCGGGCAAGATCCTTGCCACGGCAGGCCTCACCCCGCAGACGCTGAACGAGGCGATCAACGAAATCCGCAAGGGCCGCAATGCCGACTCGGCCACCGCCGAGAACAGCTATGACGCACTCAAGAAATATGCGCGCGACCTCACGGCTGATGTGCGCGAGGGCAAGCTCGACCCGGTGATCGGTCGCGACGAGGAAATCCGCCGCACCATCCAGGTGCTGAGCCGCCGCACCAAGAACAATCCGGTGCTGATCGGTGAACCCGGCGTCGGCAAGACCGCCATCGCCGAGGGCCTCGCCATCCGCATCGTCAATGGCGATGTGCCCGAATCGCTCAAGAACAAGAGCCTGCTGTCGCTCGACATGGGTGCGCTGATTGCCGGCGCGAAGTATCGCGGCGAATTCGAGGAGCGCCTCAAGTCCGTGCTGAGCGAGGTGACCTCTTCGGACGGGCAGATCATCCTGTTCATCGACGAGATGCATACCCTGGTCGGCGCCGGCAAGGCCGATGGCGCGATGGATGCGTCCAATCTGCTGAAGCCCGCTTTGGCGCGGGGTGAACTCCACTGCGTAGGTGCGACGACGCTGGACGAATACCGCAAGCATGTGGAGAAGGACCCGGCGCTGGCCCGTCGTTTCCAACCTGTCTTTATCGACGAGCCGACCGTGGAAGACACGATCTCGATCCTGCGCGGGCTCAAGGAAAAGTACGAGCTGCATCACGGCATCCGGATTTCGGATTCGGCGCTGGTGAGCGCGGCGACCCTCAGCAACCGCTACATCACCGACCGCTTCCTGCCCGACAAGGCCATCGACCTGATGGACGAGGCGGCGGCGCGATTGCGCATGGCCGTTGATTCCAAGCCCGAGGCGCTGGACGAACTCGATCGCCGCATCATGCAGCTCAAGATCGAGCGTGAGGCGCTCAAGAAGGAAGACGACGAGGGCTCCAAGACGCGCCTGCTGCGGCTCGAAACCGAGCTGGCCGATCTCGAGGAACAGGCACAGGGCCTTTCGGCCAAGTGGCTGGCTGAGAAGGAGCGGTTGCAGGGGTCACAGAAGCTCAAGGAGGAGCTCGATGCGGCACGGTCGCAGCTCGAAATCGCCCAGCGCCAGGGTGACTTGGCCAAGGCGGGTGAGCTGGCCTATGGCGTCATTCCCGAGCTGGAGAAGAAGATCAGGGCAGCCGAGGACGCCGATGGCGACGGCAAGGCCGACCCGGTCATGGCCGCCGAAGTGGTCACGTCAAGCGACATCGCCCAGGTGGTCAGCCGCTGGACCGGTATCCCGGTCGACCGGATGATGGAAGGCGAGCGCGAGAAGCTCCTGCATATGGAGGCCTCGCTCGGTGCCCGCGTCATCGGGCAGGCCGAAGCGGTTGCGGCTGTCGCCAAGGCGGTGCGCCGCTCGCGCGCCGGTCTGCAGGATCCGAACCGGCCGATCGGCTCGTTCATGTTCCTGGGGCCAACCGGGGTGGGCAAGACCGAGCTGACCAAGTCGCTGGCCCAGTTCCTGTTCGATGACGAGACCGCCATGGTGCGCCTCGACATGAGCGAGTTCATGGAAAAGCACTCGGTGGCCCGACTGATCGGCGCGCCTCCGGGCTATGTCGGCTATGACGAGGGCGGCGTCCTCACCGAAGCCGTGCGGCGCCGGCCCTATCAGGTGGTGCTGTTCGACGAGATCGAGAAGGCCCATCCCGATGTGTTCAACGTGCTCCTCCAGGTGCTCGATGACGGGCGGCTGACCGACGGGCAGGGTCGGACGGTGGATTTCCGCAACACGGTGATCATCCTCACCTCCAACTTGGGCGCCGAATATCTCGTCGACCTCAAGGACGGGGATTCGGTGGAACTGGTACGGGGCAAGGTGCTCGATATGGTCAAGGCGGCCTTCCGGCCGGAATTCCTCAACCGCATCGACGAGATCCTGCTGTTCCACCGCCTCGGGCGCGAGCATATGGGGTCGATCGTCGACATCCAGTTCGGCCGCCTGCTGTCGCTGCTGAAGGATCGTGACATCAGTCTCGAGCTGACGCCGCGGGCCCGCGAGTGGCTGGCCAATGAGGGCTATGACCCCGCCTATGGAGCGCGACCGCTCAAGCGTGTCATCCAGCGCGCGGTGCAGGATGGACTGGCCGAGGAAATCCTGGGTGGCAGGGTCAGCGATGGCTCGCGCGTAGTGGTCGATGCCAATGACGATGGCATTGTCCTGCTGCCCGGCGGGGCCGGCGCAGCCGACGCTGCCGCATAAACAAGACGGACGAGGCCGGTCGCAGGACCGGCCTTTTTCATTGCCTCGGCAACCGTAACAATGTAGAACAAAAAGAGAACTACGGAGCAGTCCAGTGGCAGACCAAATCGACTATATCGAGTTCCCTTCCAGCAACCGCGCCGTGACCAGCGCCTTTTTCCAGGCCGCCTTCGGCTGGGGCATCACCAGCTATGGTCCAGACTATGATGGCATCAACAATGCCGGCATCGATGGCGGCATCGACCAGGCAGCGGAAAAGGTGTCCTCGACCATGGCCGTGGTACGGACCGACGATCTCGACGCCGCGGAGCGGCGGGTGATCGCTGCCGGCGGCCTGATCACCCGTCCGCAGTTCGACTTTCCCGGCGGACGGCGCTTCCATTTCCGCGAGCCGGGCGGCAACGAGATGGCGGTCTACATCGCCACCGAATAGGCTCGGGCAGGAATCAGCACCGGACGTATCATGAGCCAGGATATCGCCGCGCCGCAGAGCCGCCGTTTCGTATTGGTCGCGGCTATCCTGGCATCGAGCATGGGTTTCATCGACGGCTCGGTGATTTCGATCGCCATTCCTGCCATCCGCGCCAATCTGGGGGCGACGCTGCCCGACGCGCAGTGGGTCAGCAATGGCTATCTGCTGTTCCTGTCCTCGCTGATCCTGCTGGGCGGCGCGGCGGGGGACAGGTTCGGCCTGCGCAACACCTTTGGTCTGGGCATCGCCGTGTTCGTCGCGGCCTCGCTCATCTGCGCAATGGCGCCAACCCCGCTGGTCCTGATCATCGCGCGGGCCGTGCAGGGGGCCGGCGCCGCTTTCATGGTGCCGGGGAGTCTCGCCATCATTGCCAAGGCCTATCCGCGCGAAGAGCGGGGTCGGGCGATCGGCATCTGGGCCGCCGCTTCCTCGCTCACCACAATCGGTGGGCCGATTATTGGCGGCTTCATGTTGACGGCTCTGGGTGAGTGGAGTTGGCGGCTGGTCTTTGCCATCAACCTGCCGCTGGGCCTCGTGGCACTGGCATTGTTGTGGTTCCGCGTGGCGCCGGATCGTCCGGAAGCCGGGCGGCGGCTCGATGTGGTGGGTGCGATTTTGGCCACGCTGGCCTTGATGCTGATCGCCTACGGCCTGACCGGCGATGGCAGCGAAGGGGCCCCGCCGCCGTCGCACTCAATCGTCTGGTGCGGCGCCGGGCTCGTATCGGCCGTGGCCTTCCTCATCTGGGAGGCCCGGATTGCGGCCCCGATGCTACCCCTCAGGCTTTTCGGCAATCTCGGTTTTTCCGGCGCCAACGGGCTGACCTTCGCCCTCTATTTTGCCTTGGGCGGCACCATATTCTTCCTGCCCATGACGATGATTGGTGGCTGGGGCGTGTCGCCGGCGACCGTATCGATCGCACTGCTGCCATTGGGCCTGGCGCTGACGGCACTCTCCTCGTTCAGCGGCAAGTGGGCGGACCGGTTCGGACCGGGACCGCTGATCGCGCTGGGTTCGCTGATCGTGGCCGGTGCCTTTGCCGGCCTGGGCCTCACCGCGCCGATGCACTCGGTGTGGCTGGCCGTATTACCATGCATGGTCCTGCTCGGGCTGGGCATGGGCCTGGTGGTTTCTCCGCTTTCGACGGCGGTGATGACCTCGGTGGAAGACGGCGATACCGGCGTGGCTTCGGGCGTCAACAATGCGGTGGCGCGAGTGGCTGGGCTGGTCGCTGTCGCCCTGCTGGGTGCCATCGTTGCCCCGGTGTTCGACGCAGCGCTGGGACCGGCGGCCGAACTGCCGATTTTCTTCGGCATGGCGGCGGAAGGGCTGAGCGCGCAGGAAGAGGCATTGCGCCTGGCCGCGACAGATGCCGCCTTTGCTACCGTGGCCTATGTCACGGCGGCATTGAGCCTGGTCTCGGCCGCCATTGCCTGGCTGACCCTCGAACGCAAGTCGCGCTAGGGGTTGGCCTGGGCGACCGTGACGGGCGCGGGCTCGCGCGCCATCAGATCGTTGATCTGGGCCATGGTCTGCTCGAACTGCGCCTCATATTGCTGGGGCAGCACGTTGTCCTTGGGGAGCTTGACGCTGAGCGGATCGACCAGGTTGCCGTTGATCTTGATCTCGAAATGCAGGTGCGGGCCGGTGGACTGGCCGGTCGAGCCGACATAGCCGATGATCTGGCCCTGGCGCACATGGCTGCCGACCCCCAGTCCATCGACATACCGCGACATGTGGCCATAGGCGGTTTCGTAGCCGTTGACGTGCTCGATCTCCACCTTGTTGCCGTAGCCGGACTGCCACTTGTAGTACTTGATGATGCCATCGCCGGCCGCATAGATCGGCGTTCCCGAGCGGGCCGCCAGGTCGACGCCGGTGTGGAGCTTGCGGGTGTGGAAGATGGGGTGGATGCGGTAGCCGAAGCGCGAGCGCAGCGTGCCGCCGCCTTCCAGCGGGCGGCGGGTCAGGAAGCGTTTGCCGGTTTCGCCGTCGGGGTCGTAGAAATCCACCACCCCATCGGCCGTCGCGAAGCGGTAAAGCTGGCGCTTGGTCGTCCCCAGAGTGAGGCCAACATAGAGCAGTTCGGTGCGACCCTCGGCATCGGGTGCCGTCTCGAGGATTTCGATCGAATCGCCGGCAGCGATCTTCTTGGTCATGTCCACGTCGTAGGCGAACATGCCGATGATGCGCTCGATGGTGGCATCGTCCAGGTCATGCTTGCGGCCCGTCTCCCAGATGGAGCGATAAATGCTGGGGAGGTTGGCGACGTTGACTTCCTCGGTGTCCTCGTCGGGGAAGGTGATTTCCGCCGGCGCCAGGCCGAGCACGTACTGACCCTTGTCGGTCAGGGCGACGGTGGCGCGATGGACATCGAGATTGCTGCCGTCATCGTGGAAGTAGATGCTCAGCCGATAGGGAATAAGCGTATTGGAGGTGCGCGACGGGCCGAACAGGATGCGCAGGCGGGCGCGCGCAGGTAGCTCGGTCGAGGGGAAGACATTGGCCAGGGTGTCCTCGATGGCTTCGATCATCGGCCCGGTGAAACCGTTGCGCCGCATAATGTCTTCCAGCGGGGTCCGCTCCCTGATGGTGAGGATGCGTTCGGACCGGCCAAGCGCCGCATCGGCAGCCTGGGTGGTCTGAGGCATGACGGTGACGTTTTCGACGATACCGCCCAGCGTCCCCGAACCGGGCAACAGTCCCAGGTCTCCCACGGACGGCGCCAGCGCCGCATAGGCCAGGGTGGGAGCGGCCGGATCATCGCTGAAGAAGGTGGCCTCGACTACGCTGCGCACATATTCGGCGGCCGACTGATCGGAAATGGCGCGCGGCGGCACGAAGGTCATCGGCATTTCGGCGAGCTTCACCGCTACTTCGCCCTCGACCTCGGCGCCATAGACATCGGTATTGATATCCATACCCGCCGTCGCGGCAATTGGCTGGGTGGCATTGAGGATGGCCACCGGATCGTAGTCGGGGATTCCCTCGGACAGCGATGTCGGCGCGGTGGCAAGCGTGGCGCTTATGCGCAGGAAAGGCTGGTTGCGGATCATGTCCCGACCATCGACCGTTTCGCGGATCGAGGCTTCGATGACCTGGAGGTCGGAGCGCGTGGCCGTGATCGGGCGGAGGCGCGACGACTTGGCGGAAAGATCCGTCGGCGTCAGCGCTTCGGTCTCGGGGCGCGACAGCTGCAGCGCCTCATAAGCGGTGGAGAAGGTATCCTGGCCCTGGAAGGAGACGTAGAGCGCGGCACCCATCAGCAGGACGCTGGTGAGCCCGGTCATCACGGTGCCGCTCAGCCAGGCAAAACTCAGCTCGCGACCATGGGGAATTTCGCCATCGGTCGACTGTACCGTCAGGGCGGGGCCATCTTCAAAGCCGGTGGCCTTGAGCAGCGCGGCATGACGGTTTCTTTGCGCTGCGTTCAACGCCCCATCCTTTGATGTGTCACGGCAGTCCCCTCATCCCGGTCTTGCGGCCGGTTTCACGCTTTGGTCGCGCGAGTGCGCTCACATGCGTGCGCGGAGTCTATATCAATCAACCCGCTGATCCAAAATAAATGCGGCGAAACTGCGGGGGAGGCCGACGGGCTGCCGTGACGTTAGGGCTGGATGCCGCCCGATCATTGGCAGCCGGTCCCTGCATTTTGACGCCAAATCAGGCCACGCCGCATAACTTGAAGAACGTGCTTTGGTTCGCGCTGGCACAAATTGCCCGGTTGAAGTGCGCTCAAGGGAGGAATTTGCGCGCCTTGGAGCCTTGGATGGGCGGGGCATTGAAAAGACTGCGAAAAATCCCATATTCCCTTGGCCGGCCGCAAACGCCCGTAATCACTGGCGGTTCAGTCGAGTTTTCCACACGGTCAAATCCGCCAAAATCAGAAAATGACGTTTTTGTCGTTTTGGGGGGTTTACAGGAAAAAGGGTCGCCCCTATAACCCGCTCATCGCTGAAGAGCGCGGCGCCAAACGGCGGCGAACGAAGCAGCAAGCCACTGAAAAACAAAAGAAATTTTGAGTTTCAGGTTTTCGATTTCCGGTTCCGTCAGATGCAAATCTGGATGAAACGAAAAAAGAAAATAGGGTGTTGACAGACGAAAACGTCTCGAATACAACCCGCCACGTTGACGACGCCGAGCGACATTCGCTCCCACTGTTCAACGATTTCTGAAAGGGCAGACGATCTGCCGGGCAACCGGACAGAAACTCCTGTTCCCTGAAAGAATGTGGAAGCCAACGCTTCCAATGACGTCCTAGCCCGCGAGGGCAGCGAGGTCAGCTCTTTGAAATTGTGAAGATAGAAGAAAGAGAAACGTGGACGGCGAGGTTCTTGCGAACTGAAGCTGGAAGCAATTCCGGCGGAAGTTAAAAGACTTTCGATGGGTGCACGTTTTCTAAGAGAAAACAGATTGTTCTCGCTCAACTCCGGTTGATGCTGAGAGCAGTGTGAGTTCTCGTCAATCATGCAAACGTGCATTCAGCGACCATGTCAGATTTCAAACTTGAGAGTTTGATCCTGGCTCAGAACGAACGCTGGCGGCAGGCTTAACACATGCAAGTCGAACGCCCCGCAAGGGGAGTGGCAGACGGGTGAGTAACGCGTGGGAATCTACCTAGTTCTACGGAACAACACAGGGAAACTTGTGCTAATACCGTATACGCCCTACGGGGGAAAGATTTATCGGAATTAGATGAGCCCGCGTAAGATTAGCTAGTTGGTGGGGTAATGGCCTACCAAGGCGACGATCTTTAGCTGGTCTGAGAGGATGATCAGCCACACTGGGACTGAGACACGGCCCAGACTCCTACGGGAGGCAGCAGTGGGGAATATTGGACAATGGGCGAAAGCCTGATCCAGCCATGCCGCGTGAGTGATGAAGGCCTTAGGGTTGTAAAGCTCTTTCAGTAGGGAAGATAATGACGGTACCTACAGAAGAAGCCCCGGCTAACTTCGTGCCAGCAGCCGCGGTAATACGAAGGGGGCTAGCGTTGTTCGGATTTACTGGGCGTAAAGCGCACGTAGGCGGATTGTTAAGTCAGGGGTGAAATCCTGGAGCTCAACTCCAGAACTGCCTTTGATACTGGCAATCTAGAGTCCGGAAGAGGTGAGTGGAACTCCTAGTGTAGAGGTGGAATTCGTAGATATTAGGAAGAACACCAGTGGCGAAGGCGGCTCACTGGTCCGGTACTGACGCTGAGGTGCGAAAGCGTGGGGAGCAAACAGGATTAGATACCCTGGTAGTCCACGCCGTAAACTATGAGAGCTAGCCGTTGGAAGGTTTACCTTTCAGTGGCGCAGCTAACGCATTAAGCTCTCCGCCTGGGGAGTACGGTCGCAAGATTAAAACTCAAAGGAATTGACGGGGGCCCGCACAAGCGGTGGAGCATGTGGTTTAATTCGAAGCAACGCGAAGAACCTTACCAGCCCTTGACATGCCAGGACGACTTCCAGAGATGGATTTCTTCACTTCGGTGACCTGGACACAGGTGCTGCATGGCTGTCGTCAGCTCGTGTCGTGAGATGTTGGGTTAAGTCCCGCAACGAGCGCAACCCTCGCCTTTAGTTGCCATCATTTAGTTGGGCACTCTAGAGGGACTGCCGGTGATAAGCCGGAGGAAGGTGGGGATGACGTCAAGTCATCATGGCCCTTATGGGCTGGGCTACACACGTGCTACAATGGTGGTGACAGAGGGCAGCTAGACCGCGAGGTCATGCTAATCCCAAAAAGCCATCTCAGTTCGGATTGCACTCTGCAACTCGAGTGCATGAAGTTGGAATCGCTAGTAATCGCAGATCAGCATGCTGCGGTGAATACGTTCCCGGGCCTTGTACACACCGCCCGTCACACCATGGGAGTTGGTTCTACCCGAAGCCGGTGCGCTAACCGCAAGGAAGCAGCCGACCACGGTAGGGTCAGCGACTGGGGTGAAGTCGTAACAAGGTAGCCGTAGGGGAACCTGCGGCTGGATCACCTCCTTTCTAAGGATCGACCTTCACTAGCTTGCTAGTATCGGTCTTTCATAGAACACAGGTTGGCTAGTCAA comes from Devosia oryziradicis and encodes:
- a CDS encoding MFS transporter, with the translated sequence MSQDIAAPQSRRFVLVAAILASSMGFIDGSVISIAIPAIRANLGATLPDAQWVSNGYLLFLSSLILLGGAAGDRFGLRNTFGLGIAVFVAASLICAMAPTPLVLIIARAVQGAGAAFMVPGSLAIIAKAYPREERGRAIGIWAAASSLTTIGGPIIGGFMLTALGEWSWRLVFAINLPLGLVALALLWFRVAPDRPEAGRRLDVVGAILATLALMLIAYGLTGDGSEGAPPPSHSIVWCGAGLVSAVAFLIWEARIAAPMLPLRLFGNLGFSGANGLTFALYFALGGTIFFLPMTMIGGWGVSPATVSIALLPLGLALTALSSFSGKWADRFGPGPLIALGSLIVAGAFAGLGLTAPMHSVWLAVLPCMVLLGLGMGLVVSPLSTAVMTSVEDGDTGVASGVNNAVARVAGLVAVALLGAIVAPVFDAALGPAAELPIFFGMAAEGLSAQEEALRLAATDAAFATVAYVTAALSLVSAAIAWLTLERKSR
- the clpB gene encoding ATP-dependent chaperone ClpB produces the protein MNIEKYTERARGFIQSAQALALGKGHQQFAPIHLLKVLLDDDQGMANGLIERAGGDPKAARAGVEAAIAKIPTVSGDAGQLYLGRELARVFDTAESAAQKAGDSYVTVERLLLALVVEKDTDAGKILATAGLTPQTLNEAINEIRKGRNADSATAENSYDALKKYARDLTADVREGKLDPVIGRDEEIRRTIQVLSRRTKNNPVLIGEPGVGKTAIAEGLAIRIVNGDVPESLKNKSLLSLDMGALIAGAKYRGEFEERLKSVLSEVTSSDGQIILFIDEMHTLVGAGKADGAMDASNLLKPALARGELHCVGATTLDEYRKHVEKDPALARRFQPVFIDEPTVEDTISILRGLKEKYELHHGIRISDSALVSAATLSNRYITDRFLPDKAIDLMDEAAARLRMAVDSKPEALDELDRRIMQLKIEREALKKEDDEGSKTRLLRLETELADLEEQAQGLSAKWLAEKERLQGSQKLKEELDAARSQLEIAQRQGDLAKAGELAYGVIPELEKKIRAAEDADGDGKADPVMAAEVVTSSDIAQVVSRWTGIPVDRMMEGEREKLLHMEASLGARVIGQAEAVAAVAKAVRRSRAGLQDPNRPIGSFMFLGPTGVGKTELTKSLAQFLFDDETAMVRLDMSEFMEKHSVARLIGAPPGYVGYDEGGVLTEAVRRRPYQVVLFDEIEKAHPDVFNVLLQVLDDGRLTDGQGRTVDFRNTVIILTSNLGAEYLVDLKDGDSVELVRGKVLDMVKAAFRPEFLNRIDEILLFHRLGREHMGSIVDIQFGRLLSLLKDRDISLELTPRAREWLANEGYDPAYGARPLKRVIQRAVQDGLAEEILGGRVSDGSRVVVDANDDGIVLLPGGAGAADAAA
- a CDS encoding M23 family metallopeptidase, translated to MNAAQRNRHAALLKATGFEDGPALTVQSTDGEIPHGRELSFAWLSGTVMTGLTSVLLMGAALYVSFQGQDTFSTAYEALQLSRPETEALTPTDLSAKSSRLRPITATRSDLQVIEASIRETVDGRDMIRNQPFLRISATLATAPTSLSEGIPDYDPVAILNATQPIAATAGMDINTDVYGAEVEGEVAVKLAEMPMTFVPPRAISDQSAAEYVRSVVEATFFSDDPAAPTLAYAALAPSVGDLGLLPGSGTLGGIVENVTVMPQTTQAADAALGRSERILTIRERTPLEDIMRRNGFTGPMIEAIEDTLANVFPSTELPARARLRILFGPSRTSNTLIPYRLSIYFHDDGSNLDVHRATVALTDKGQYVLGLAPAEITFPDEDTEEVNVANLPSIYRSIWETGRKHDLDDATIERIIGMFAYDVDMTKKIAAGDSIEILETAPDAEGRTELLYVGLTLGTTKRQLYRFATADGVVDFYDPDGETGKRFLTRRPLEGGGTLRSRFGYRIHPIFHTRKLHTGVDLAARSGTPIYAAGDGIIKYYKWQSGYGNKVEIEHVNGYETAYGHMSRYVDGLGVGSHVRQGQIIGYVGSTGQSTGPHLHFEIKINGNLVDPLSVKLPKDNVLPQQYEAQFEQTMAQINDLMAREPAPVTVAQANP
- the prmC gene encoding peptide chain release factor N(5)-glutamine methyltransferase, which codes for MWRGWRDVLGRMGFETAALDAKLLAQHALGLDALQLATRENDLAGEDAATVLAELVRRRMTGESVARIIGEREFYGLAFTLNTATLEPRPDTELLVDLALGALPAGGLLLDLGTGTGCIPIAVLANQPDASAVAVDLSALALEAARENAARHGVSGRIEFRQGSWFEPFLTSSGGRGEGKFDLIVSNPPYIASAVVETLAPEVKEFDPRLALDGGPDGLAPYRVIAAEAAGWLKPGGWVLVEIGHDQGAAVSALFLEAGFEDVTVHTDLNGVDRVVGAHHI
- a CDS encoding VOC family protein, which codes for MADQIDYIEFPSSNRAVTSAFFQAAFGWGITSYGPDYDGINNAGIDGGIDQAAEKVSSTMAVVRTDDLDAAERRVIAAGGLITRPQFDFPGGRRFHFREPGGNEMAVYIATE
- a CDS encoding DUF4167 domain-containing protein — encoded protein: MRPNNQNKNRQRSRNGGRKHVNPLSRNFESNGPDVKVRGNASHIAEKYLQLARDAQSSGDSVMAENYLQHAEHYFRIVSSAQQAQNGQRPEGQDDDYDDDMPDMNSRFASPQPQQPPQQQYVQQDGDEQPGEGEQPRQHQGEQRQQRDGQDGERQSRGDRRDRNRNRDRFRPEGEVQQSMPIGESAQPATTEVAAAPAAEQPAEAEGEGRKPRERRPRRRRPAGGDDLAGAEQPDVGELPAFLTAGGGAAE